One Archangium violaceum genomic window, TGGCGTCGATCTCTCGGCCGGGTACCACAAGTACGCCGTGAAGTGGGAGCCCAACAGGCAGTCCTTCTATCTTGATGGCAACCTGGTCTACACCGCGAACGTGAGCATGCCCGACCGCATGTACATCCTGCTGAGCTTCCAGTTCGGAAGTGCCAGCGGCTCGGGCGATGCGTCGACGCCGACAGGACAGGGGAACGCGTTCGACATCCGCTACATCCGGGCTTGGAAGTTCAAGTAGCGGGTCGGCTTCTAGCGCGCGAGGTTGTCCTTCAGCAGGGCGAGACCGAACCCCCAGTGGCCGTCCGCCGTGCCGAGCTTCAGCGCGCCGGCCCGCATCCGCTGATAGAACTCGCCGAGCGAGGGGACGGAGTCGAGCGTCTCCTCGCCGGTGGCTCCCGCGTGCTTCAGCTGGCGGGCGAGGTGTAGCTGGAACGAGCCGGCGAGTGCCGCCGCCAGCCGGCGGGTGTAGGTGAAGCGGTGGGGGAGCTCCGCGAACCGCGTGCCCTCGTAGGCCGAGAGCAGGCGCATGCAGGTTCCTTCGTCCATGCGCAGGAAGACGGAGAGCACCGCGAGATCGTAGTAGGCGTCCATCGGCCCGGCGGTGGCCCAGTCGAGTATGAGGATCGCCTCGCCGTCGTAGACGAGGTTGGTGGGGTTGAGGTCGTTGTGGCCGAGGACCAGGGCACGTTCGCGGGTGGGTGGATTCTCGCTGAGCACGCGCTGGACCGTGTCGCCGACGAAGTCCGGGAGGGCGAAGCCGGCCAGGAGGCCGTCCCAGACCTGGGCGAGGAACTCGCGGGGCTCTCGCATGCGCGCATCGGCGGGGAGGGGGAGCGCGTGGATGCGGCGCACGGTACGGCCGAGCTGGGTGAGCGCGGCTTCGTGGGTGCGCGGGTCCCCGTAGAAGGCCCCGAACGAGCGGTCGGAGACGAATGCGGTCAAGACCGCGCGCCGCGCCTCGTCGACGTGGACGATGCGAGGCGCGAGGCCCGCGTCGGCGGCGAGCCGTTGGATATGGAGCGCGGGGCGCCAGTCGGCATCGTTCTCTGCCTCGCCGGCGATCTTGAGCACGAATGACTGACCGGCGGTCTCGACGCGGTAGACGCCGGCGCCCGAGAGCCCCGCGGCGATCCGGGTGATGGTGGTGGTGGGTCCTCTGAGGTCCGGGGCAAGCAGTCTGCGACGGTCATGTTCGACTCCGGCGCGAGGGGCGCGGGTCAGTCGCGCGAGGCGGAGTCTATACCATGCGTTGGCCGGCTCGGGTCCACGGCCGCCCCGGCGGTTGCATCGCGTTGAATCAGCGGGCCGTGCGTGCCCGCGGCAACAGGCGGACCAGCAGGGCAGCCAGCGCCGAGGCGGTCTCCAGCAACGTCACCGCCACCCACCCCCACCGGGCCAGCATGAGGCTGCCGCTTGCCGCTCCGATGAACACGCTGACGAACAACACGGCGTTGAGCCTGCTGCGTGCTGCGGGAGCGATGCCAAAGACGATCGTCTGATGTGCCACGAGCGTGAGCTTTAGAGCGCCAGGCGCCTCGGGCCTGTGTCTACCCTCCGGGCGTGGCGTCGCGGCTGACACGCCCATGACGCGTCAGCAGCGCCCGATGGACACGTCCGATGCCTCAGCATACCGGCGCCGCGCACGGCCTTGCTAGTATCCTCCGTCAATGGCGCCGTAGCGAAAAGAGGTGTGCCGTGGCGGAGATCTGGGATTCGTCGAAGCTTGCAGCAAAGATGCAGGAGAACCCCTCGCTGTGGAGTTCCTTGCCCGAAGAGTGGAGGGCCCCGGTTGCTGGTATCGTCCTGGCCGACAAAGGGATGCGCAAGCTGAACCGCATTAGCGGCCGCCTGAAGCGTGGCGCGGTGTCTCAATTCCAGAATGCAGCCGATGTTGCGGCGTCGCTCGATGCGACCATCCTTGGCCGTTACGCGCTGTTGCGATTCTGGTGCTCGGAGAAAAAGCCGAACGAGCAGCAGTTTTATATCAACAACCAGTTGCTCACGGCGATGGCCGCTGCTGGCACGGACGACGAAGTCGTGAGCGAGCTTACCGACAGGCTTGATGCGCAGTGGAAGGAGCGAAACCTGCGCTCGAACGTGATCGTCATCGCGCATCGTGGAGACGGTGCCACTTTCGAGAAGGTTCGTAAGGTATACGAGCGGCAACTGTTCGACAGTCTTTTCTATACGCACGAGAACGAGAACAGCGAAGCGGCCGTGGTCAAGGCGCTCGATGCATGGCGGCAAAAGAAGCTGAGCGGTGTCGAATGCGACGTCTGGTTCAGTCAGGATCGAGTTCCCGTTGTCACCCATACGCAACACATTGAGGCGCTGTATCAGCAAGAGCAGGATAAGACCCGGTTGCCCTCTGGTGGGGTGCGGATCAACCAGGTAAACGCCAACAGTCTGCCGCCGAGGTTCCTCACTCTCGATCGATGGCTTCAAATCGTCGAGGCTTATGTGGGGGTGCATTCAGCCGAGCTCACTGGCGATAAGATGCTTCGTCTTGAAATCGAGATGAAGGACACCAACCTCGCGTTCGGCGGGGGCGTTCCGCAAGACACCAAGACAGCGGTTCTGGAGAGATGGCGGGCCATCGAGCGGGTGGTGAGCCGGTTCCTGAAGTCTTGCAACAGGCCCAGCCTCTACCAGGTCGCCCTCTTCAACGGATCAGAGGCTCCCAAGAGCGCCTTGGACAAGGCCATGGGGGAAAATAAGACACTTCGCTCGAGCGTCGTGTACGGGGGGAGCCCCGTTGATCCAGACACCGCTGGCCTGCAGGAGGTCCGGTATGGTTTGCACAGCAGCGGACTTCTGCGGATGATGTACAGCGGCAAGTTCGCGGGAAGAATCGTGACACTCGCACCGGGAGTCGAAGCGCTCCCGGTCTCACTGGACATGACGACTCAGCTGAGTACGCTCGGAGAGTGGATCGAGAACATCGAGTCCTTGACGGTCGAGCAAGCAATCCAGTGCGCGAGGTTGCGCGTGCTTCTGGATTTGTTCGACCAGATGAAGACTGGCGCACTGCCCGTGGAGCGAAAGCCGCTTCGCATCCAGGTCCTTACGGACTTTTGCTCCCTTGGAGCGAAATTCATCGTCAAGAAGCGGGCAACGCCCATCGCGAAGGGGCTTTTTTCAAGGCCTTATGATGTGAATCTGCTGCGCTGTGTATGGCAGAAGTACGGCCTTGACAAGCCCGACCATCAAGATGTGAGGCAGAGGGTCTGCGAGGCGTTGAATACGTGCGGCAGCGATCAGGAGAAGCTGATCGAGTTCGGAAGTAGGTTCCTCCAGTTGATCGGTGATTGGTACAACTGATCAGCGAAAGCGAGGAGGGCCCTCGCTGAGGTCTTTTGAAAGGGTGGCCTTTGGAACCAGCCCTTTCAAGGTGCTGGAGGTGGTGCTTCCAGATCGCACTGGACGTCTTCGCCTGTGCCCTCCGTGGCGGCAGGCTCACAGGGGGGCCAGGAGCGCGAGCGTTGCTCTGCTTCGTCCCCGCCTCCACCTCACGAACCAGGGCCTCGGGACTCTACCTTTCCCTGTAGCGCGAGGAGTCGCCCATGGGGGATGGTGCGGAGGAACTCGAGGACTTCACTGACTTCAGTGACTCCTTCCTGAAGGAGATCGCTCGGGCGCCCGTTCCCTCCCGGATGCCGGCGCCTGGCTCACTGCTGGGTGGCCGGGACGAGCGCCGGTTCGAGGTTCTCGACGCGCTGGGGGGCGGCGCCATGGGGCAGGTCTTCCGTGCTCGGGACGCGGAGCTGCAGCGCGTCGTGGCCCTCAAGTTCTTCCTGCCACGTGTCGCGGGAACGAAGGAGGAGGCGCTTGGCGCGATGCTGCGTCAGGAAGCACGCGCCATCGCTCAGCTCGACCACGAGAACATCGTCCGCATCTTCGATATGGGCGAGTGGGGCGGCGCACCCTGGGAGCCCCTGGTCCCCTTCCTCGTCATGGAGTGTCTGGACGGGGAGTCACTCGGTTCGCTCCTCAGCCGGGAGCGTCCGGGGCTGCGGCGTGTGCTGGGCATCATGCAGGGCGTGGCCAGGGGGCTGGCGCATGCGCACGAGCGCCACATCGTCCACCGTGACCTCAAGCCGAGCAATGTCTTCCTCACCCGGCAAGGCACGGTGAAGCTGCTCGACTTCGGACTGGCGCACCTCCTGGGGTCCGGCTCGCACGTGCCCTTCCTCCCCACGGCCGGAACGCCCCCCTACATGGCACCGGAGCAGTGGCGGGGTGAGCCGCAGGATGCGCGCACCGATCTCTGGGCCGCGGGGGTGATGCTCTACGAGCTGCTCACCGGCGAGCTGCCCTATCCAAGCGTCAACCTGGAGGAGCTGCGTGCCCGCGTGCTCTCTCCCGAGCCGGTGCCCTCGGTCCGCGAGCGGGCTCCAGAGCTGTCCCAAGAGGTAGCGCGGCTGGTGTCCCTGCTGCTGGAGAAGGAGCCTGGCCGGCGGCTGCCCAGCGCGACCGCGTTGGCCGAGCGGCTGCACCAATTGGAGACGCAACTCGGGCCGTGGCGCGAGGAGCCGCATGCCCTGGGTCCTCAGCGCCGGCAGGTGGCGCTCGTGTCCTGCGGGTTGGTGGGATTGGCTCGGCTCTCCGAGAAGCCCGACCCCGAGGATTCCCTCGAGATGGAGGAAGACTTCCACCGCAGGTGCTCGCGGGTCATCCAGCGGCACGAGGGCTTCGTCACCCATTGGCTCGGCCAGGAGGTGCTCGCCTGTTTCGGCTACCCGGTGGCCCGTGAGGACGATTCGGTACGTGCGGTGCGTGCGGGGCTCGACCTGCTCAGGTGCTTTCAGGAGGAGCCGCCTCGCCTGCCGGGGCACGCGCTCTCCGTGGGGGTGGGGATCCACACCGACGCGGTGGTGTTCACCGTCTCCGCCCAGCAGTCGTCAGGGACAGCACCCGCCATCCAGGGAGAGGCACAGCAGATCGCTTCCCGGCTGGCGGAGCTGGCGGGGTCTGGAGGCGTGGCAATCGGCGGTAACACCTTGCTGCTGGTGCGCGGCGCCTTCGAGACCGAGCCTCTCGTCAACCAGGATCCCCCTGGGCCGGTGGGCGGACAGCGCCTGGACGCCTGGCGTGTGCTGCGCGAGCGCGAGGCGGTGATGCGCTTCGAGCGGGTGCTCGCCACCGGTCACGTCTCCCGCATGGTGGGGCGGGAGCGGGAGCTTCGGATGCTCCTCGCTCTCTGGGAGGAGGCCCGGGAAGGGCGGGGCTCCTTCGTGCTCATCCGTGGGGAGGCGGGTATCGGTAAGTCCCGTCTCATCCAGGAGCTGAGCAGCCGGCTTTCCCCGGAGTCGGCCTACCTCGTCCAGGGCCAGTGCTGGCCGCGGCTCGAGAGCAGCGCCTTTGCTCCCGTCATCGATTTGCTATGGCGGCGCTTCTTTCCTGGCGAACCCCGCGTGCGCTCGCGGCGGGAGCTGCGCGGCCATCTCGAGTCGTTGCTGGGTGCTCTGGGTCTGCTTCGCGAGCCCAAACTGGATGCGCGGTACATCGACGGTCTCGCGTCCCTGCTCTCGCCAGCCGGCGCGGAGGAGACTCCGTCCATTGGGCTCTCGTTGGAGCAGCGGGAGAGCAAGCGGTGGCTCCTCGATGCGCTGCGGGCCCTGCTCTTGCGGATGGCGGAACATCGGCCGGTTCTCTCCGTGATGGAGGACCTGCACTGGGCTGATCCGTCCACCCTGGAGCTGCTCGGAGTCATGTTGGAGCACATCGGGAAGGAGCGGGTGCTCGTCGTGCTCAGCGCGCGCACCGGGTTCGAGCCTCCCTGGCCGCCGCGGCCCGGGTTCCATCGGCTCGAGCTCGGCCGGCTGTCGGAGGAGTCCACTTCTGCCCTGGTGCGGGAGGTGGCCAGGGGCCGGGAGCTGCCGGAAGAGCGGCTCGCGCAGCTCGTGGCGAAGACGGAGGGCATCCCGCTCTTCATCGAGGAGATGGCTCGCCTGATGATCGAGCGGGCACCTGGCGCGATACCGCTCACCCTTCACGAGTTGCTCGCGAGCCGGCTCGACGCGCTCGCGCCCCGGCAGCGGACGTTGGTCTGGTTCGCTGCCGGGGTGGGCCGCCGCTTCACCGGGGCCTTGCTGGCCGCGCTCACTCGACGGAGTGAGGCCGAGCTGCGTGAGGACCTCGCGTCCCTGGTGGCGGCCGGAATCTTCCAGCGGGACGACTCCGAGGAGCCGGGCTACCAGTTCCACCATGCGCTGCTGCAGGATGTGGCCTGGCAATCCCTTCCGCGTGGTCGCCGGCGGGAGTTCCACCGGCACATCGCCCAGGTGCTGGAGGCGCGGTTCCCCGGCGTGGTGGGCGCCCAGCCCGAGGTGCTCGCCCATCACTACACCGAGGCGGGGGAGCTCGAGCGGGCCCTTCGCTACCGGATGCGCGCTGTGACTCTTGCGTTCCAGCGTTCGGCCAACCTGGAGGCCATCGTGCATGTGCGGCGGGCGCTGGCTCTGCTGCGAAGCCTTCCGGATGCCTCACGACGGAGCGGCGAAGAGATGATGCTGCTCAATTCGCTCGGCATCGCGCTGATGAGCACCCAGGGCTATGGCGTGCCCGAGATCGAGCAGACCTACACCCGCGCGTTGGAGCTCTTCGAGCAGGAGGGGGAGTCTCTCCCGTACCTCGAGCTGCTGTGGACGTGGTTGTGCACCTACTTCATCTCCGGCGGGCGTCTCTCGCTGGCGCACGAGCTGGCCGTGCGGCTCCTGACCCTGGGCCAGAGACGGGGAGACAAGAGATTGAGTGCCCATGCCTACCGGAATCTGGCGAGCATCTCCCGCCAACGGGGGGAGCTCCTCGAGAGTCTGGAACTGCTCGACCAGGCGAGGGTGCTTTCCGCGGAAGAGTCGCTCCTGGCCTTTCCCCTCAGCGGTCTTTGGGTTGATTTGGAGGTGTTGGATTCGAGCTTCATCTGTCTCACCCGGCTGGCCCTGGGCGATGTGCGGCGGGCGTGGCAGCTCGGCCTCGAGGCATTGGCGCGAGCCAGACGGATGAACCACCCCGGGACCCTGAACCTCGTGCTGGTCTGCCTGACGAGTGCCGCCCAGCTCCACCGGGATGTCCAACGTACCCTGGAGTGGGCGGAAGAGGGCATGCTCGCCGCGTCCAGGGTCTGGCTCAGGCCCTCGGAGGAGGTATTGAGGGGCTTCCGTGGCTGGGCATTGGCCAGACTGGGGCGACGCAAGGAGGGGCTCGAAGCTCTGCGCAAGAGCTTCGGGCAGTTGAGGCGGATGGAGGCCTGGAGCTTCGTCCCCTACCTCCAGGGACTGCTCGCGGAGGTGCAGGGGAGTCTGGGGCAGGTACACGAGGGACTGGCCTCGGTGGAGGAGGCCCTGGAATGCATGGACAAGCTCGGTGACCGCTTTGTCGTTCCCGAAATGCACCGCATCCGGGGGGAACTCCTGCGGTTGCGCGGAGAGAACGGCGAGGCGATGCGTTGTTTCCTCCGGGCCTGCATCATGGCCCATCGCGAAAGGGCCGCCCTGCTCGAGCTGCGCGCGACGGTCGCTCTGGCTCGGCTGCTGCGGGACACGGGGCACGACGTGCAGGCCCGCCGGAGGTTGGTGCGGGCCTTCTACGGGTCCAGGGTGGATTCCGAGGCCGTGGACTTCCAGGATGCCCGGGTCCTGCTCGAGCAGTTCTCGACGCCGCAGGAGGGCCTTGAGGCCCGGTGACGGGCGGAGGGTGTCAGGGAAGTTGAGCGGCACCACGTGGCACGAAGGCAATAGTCCGACCAGTGCCCGTCAAACATTATTTCCCTGTTTGAATCCATCCAACGTATTGACACGCCTTCACGCGATTCATCGGCGTCTCACCGGGCGCGGTGAAGCGGAATCGGGAAGCCGCGGACGGCGTACGACGGTGGAGCCGACCCGCTCCGGTTCCCTGGCCAGCGACTACCTCTTGCGCCTGCCCAGGGGCGCGCGCCCCTCAAGGGCGCGGCAAGCAGGTCGTCCGGCGTCGGATAGCAGAACAGGCTCGCCGAGAATGTCCGCCGAATCCCCCACGGCTCACCGGGACGCGCGTGAAAAATGCGCGCAGGCTCCACCTCGTCCGTGCTCCGCTGCAAGAGCGCGAAGTTCTCGGGCGGCTGTCGACGGGTGGAGGCTTGGTGCATGGCCGCTGCGGTTATTAAGACAGGGGGTGCAGACCGCGTGCGCGCGTGCAATCGTGGGGGCTGACGTAACGGCACGGGCGTCCTGATGTCTCAGGCCCTTTCACGCACGGAGTTTCCATGTTTGGTCGCGCGGTCGTCGCAGCGTTCGCTTCACTCTCGCTCATCGGGTGTGGAGGAGAGGTGTTCTCCGGCGGCACTGATGCCTCCGAGCCCGGTCCGAATCACGATGCTGGGACGAGCCAGCCGGAGGCGGACGCGGGAACGCCACCGGAAGTCGAGCCAGATGCGGGCAGCACCGACCCCTCCGACAAGCCCATCACCCACTTCGACGTCATCATCGGCACCGGAAGCGGACAGATCCACCTGCCTTCTGGCATCTCCGGAGTGAACTGCGGCGACGTCGTGGGGATTCGAGCAGGAACCTATTACGGGATTGGCATCGTCGGCGTGAACGGCTGCGCCGGTAACCCGATCACCATCGCGAATCATGGCGGGCAGGTGAAGGTCGTCGGCACCCAGCAGGGCAACTGGGGTATCAGCTTCGAGAACAGCTCTCATGTGGTCTTCCGCTCGGCCGTTCCCGGTGAGTACGGCTTCTACGTGAGGAACTCCGTCGGCCGCGGCGGGTTCGAGGTGTCCGGCACCTCCCACGACATGGAGATCAGCGGTGTCCACGTCGCGGAAGCCGCACACGGGATCATGATCAAAGAGGATCCTCGCTGCAGTCGCCCCAAGGCCTGGCACCCTTTCGTCATGAGAAACTTCGTGGTCAAGAACAATCGATTCGAGAACACGCTCTGGGAAGGGACCTATTTTGGTTTCCACAACGCCGAGAGCATGACGATGAGCTGCAATGGCTCCGATGTGCAGGTGAAGGCCGCGCGCCTTGCGAATGTGAAGACCCTCAACAACATCTTCCGGAACAACGGAAACAACGCCATCAAAGTCAGGCTTTGTCTGGAGGGTTGTGAGACGGCCTATAACGATGTCTACGGATACGCCCTCAACAAGGACACCGGCTGGGATTCAGGCATCACCTACGGCTACGAAACCTATGGCTCCATTCACCACAACCGGGTGGAAAGGGGCTATGGCAACGCCATCGAGATCATCGGCAGGGTTCAGAGCACCATAAAGATTCACGACAACACGATCGTCAGTCCGGGCACGATGCCCGATGGATCGAAGGGCCAGACCTGGGCGAGAGGGATCGCAGCGGACTTCCGGTCGACCGGTATGCGGGTCGAGATCTTCGACAACTCGATCTCCAACCCGATCGCGGGAGACGTCTCGTTGACCAACTACGAGAATCTGTCCGGTGTCACCGGGAAGGTCTGCAACAGCGGAAGCCGCATCGAGAACGTGAACGTCCAGCTCGACGCCTGCCCTTGAGCGAACCACAGCTAACGCCATCCACGGCTTCTTATACGCCTCCGGATTTGGTCCAAACTCGGTTCAAAGCGGCGGGTTGCTCTGCATGGAAGCGGCGGGAATCGAAGCCGCCGCCTGGTGCCTCTGGCGGCGTCAGCTCACTCCCGGGTGACGGTCGTCGTCTCGAGGACTGGCGAGCTGGCGATCTCCTGCTCGGAGAAGAGGATGGGCCGCCACTGCTTCTGGGCGAAGAGCTGGAGCTGGTCGTTGAGGTGGGACGGGTCCTCGGACTCGCCGTAGGTGAGCAGGGCCCGGGCCTCCAGGCCGCTGTCGGTGTAGCGCATGGCCATGAGGAAGCTCGTCCCATGGTTGATGACGTAGCCGTCGGTGGTGAGGCCCGTCGTGGAATTGATGACCGTACCGCGCGGTGTCGGCTCGTCCAGCGTGGACTTCAGGGTGCGGTAGCTGACGACGTTCATCGTGCCATCCACCGCCACGCCACCATGGAGCGGAGTGCGGCCACCTCGTGGCGAGAACTGCACCTGGCCCAGCGGTGCATCCACCGCGATGCCGGCATCTCCCAGGCGCAGCACGGCCTCGGCCAGCTTGTCCAGGAGCGGATCCGCCCCCGACGCGGGCGCTGGCACGAGCGTGTTCGGCGTCTCCATGGGCTGTGAGGGAGAGAAGGCCGTGGCGAAGAGGGTGCCCGCGTTCTGCAGGGCCGCGGTGCCGTAGACGCCCATCAGCTCGCGCCAGAGGGGGGCTCCCACGCTGCTCGTGTCGTAGTGGCCATCCCACGCCGCCAGCACGGCACAGGCCTGGGTGAGGTCCACCCCCTGGCCCCGGGCGGTGCCCATGGGGTTGCCCTGGCAGCGCTGGACCACCTGCGCGCGCAGCAGCTCGGCCGTCATGCCGCGGTTGTCGAGAACGGTGGCCTGCAGCTCCTCGAGGGTGAACCGGCCATCGGGGCCGGAGGCGCCTCCCTCGCGCACCTCGGTGAGCGCGACGAGGTTCATCCGGGTACGGGGCGACTGGGGCACGCGCTCGAAGCCGTGCAGGGGGGAGAAGCCCTCCAGGGGCTCCGCGGGGTTGGCCAGCCAATAGCTGTCATTGGCGTTGAAGACGAAGTCGCGGCGGGACAGCTGTGGCACCCGCGAGAAGGGAACGAGCCCCGGGCTGCGCGCTCCGGGCTCCACCACCCACTCGTTGACGGCGGTGCTCCCGTCGAGCAGCACGATGCCCTGGGCCTGCAGCGCGGCCTGCGGCGAGCCGGGCGTGGCGACCGCCTGCCGCCACCTCGCCAGAGCCTCGGCACTGAGGTTGGGCGTGGGTGAGGCATCCGTGTACCAGACGTTCCCCTCGCGATCCGCGGCCATGGTGTTCACCCAGGGGCTGCCCTGCGCGGTGGCGAAGACCTCCTGGTACTGCTGGAGGCTGGTGGCCCGTCCCATGTCCAGGAACTGGGTGAAGAAGGTGGTGTTGTCGAGGTTGGCGTCCCGGTAGCTGACGGCGGTGGAGCCGGTCCACCCCAGGCCGGGCAGGGCCAGCAGGGGGCCGTGGTGGCTGCTGTAGAGGGTACGGGAGACGTCCTTCAGCGAGCCATCGGGCTGCAGCACCTGGACGGTGAAGGTCCGGGCCGTCATCTCCCGCTCCTGGCCCTCATACTCATACGTGGTGGGCCTTCCGGGGACGAGCTTCAACAGGTAGGCCGTGAAGCGCGAGCCGGACGAGAAGGTATGCGTCCAGGCCACGTCCTTGTTGAAGCCGATGAGGACACCGGGCGCGCCGAGCAGGGAGACGCCGTAGACGTCGAGCTGGCCGGGCACGGTGAGGTGGCTCTCCCACAGCCGCAGCTCGCCCTCCCAGGGGAAGTGCGGGTTGGCCAGCACCATGCCGCGCCCGTTGGCCGTGCGCTCGGCGCCCAGCGCCCAGCCGTTGCTGGCGAGGCCCGCCTCCTCGCGCGGAGGCAGGGGGGGCGGTACGGACTGCACGCCCTTCGGGCTGGGGGGCTGCGCCGCGGCGATGGTGTCGATGAGGCGGTAGCCGCTGGCCGTCAGCGTGATGTTGATGAGGTAGGCCACCATCTCGTCCGCGCCGATGGGGCGCAGCCAGGGCTGCCCGGCGCAGGACAACCGCGTGGCCCCGGGGCTCTCCAGGAAGTGGTTGTAGCCGGCGGTGAACCCTTCGAGGAATTGACGGGAGTCCTCGGGCTGGGTTTCGAGGCCGGCCCGGCCTCGCTCGAGCAGGTCCAGGGCGTGGTAGGCGAAGTCGCTGGAGAGATGGGCGTCCCCGGGGCCTGCCCCGAAGAAGCGGGCGCGCTCGCCGCGAACCTTGATGATCTGATCCGCCAGGGTGCAGGCATGATCCTGGGCGAAGGCATACCCCTGACCGAAGCCCGCGCCGCCGAGGTTGGGGGCGGTGATGTGGGGAATGCCGTGGGCGGTGCGGCGGATGGTGGCCCGGTAACGGGGCTCGGGGGCTTCGGCTCCGGGTCCGGGCAGCCCGTGGAGGCCACCAGGGCCAGGGACAGGAGGAGGGTGGGCCAGCGAGGCGGACGCGCGGACGCGTCAGACCGTACGAAGCAGTCCGAAGGAGGGGCGGTGTGCATGGGGATGGCCCCAAGTGTAGCGACGCCGCCCCCCCCCCGTTCAATTCGTGGGCTCTGGAAGACGCGCCTCTCGGGGTTCCACGGTCCTCGGGCTGAGCAGCCGCATGATGAAGACGTAGAAGACCGGCACGAAGATCACCGCGAGCACCGTGGCGGACAGCATCCCCCCGAGCACCCCCGTGCCGATGGCGCGCTGGCTGGCGGCGCCGGGTCCATTCGCGATGGCGAGCGGGACCACGCCCAGCGTGAAGGCGAGCGAGGTCATGAGGATGGGACGGAAGCGCAGCTGCGCGGCCTCGAGGGCCGCGTCCAGGAGCGGCCTGCCCTGTTCCCGGAGCTCCTTGGCGAACTCGATGATCAGAATGGCGTTCTTCGCCGACAGGCCGATGATGGTGATGAGCCCGACCTTGAAGTAGACATCGTTGCTCATTCCCCGGAGCATGACGGCCAGCACCGAGCCGAGCACTCCCAGGGGAACGACGAGCATCACGGCCAGGGGAATGGACCAGCTCTCATAGAGGGCGGCCAGGCACAGGAACACGAACAGCATGGACAGGGCGATCAGGAACGGGGCCTGCGAGCCCGACTGGATTTCCTGCAGGGATTGTCCGCTCCAATCAAAGCCAAACCCCCGGGGGAGCTGGCTCGCCAGGCGCTCCATCTCCTGGAGGGCCTCACCGCTCGAATGACCGGGAGCCGCGTTGCCGCTGATGCGGGCCGCGGGGTAGCCGTTGTAGCCGATGACCTGGGAGGACCCCACCCGCCAGTCCACCGTGGCGAAGGCGGAGAGGGGCACCAGGGTGCCCTCGCGGTTGCGCACGTTGAGCGCGAGGAGATCCTCCGTCTGCATGCGCCGGCTTCCCTCCGCCTGGACGATCACCCGCTGCATCCGGCCCGCGTTGGGAAAGTCATTGGAGTAGGCCGAGCCCAGGTTGGTGGAGAGGGTCTCGTTGATTTCCGCGAACGTGAGCCCGAGCGCGCTGGCCTTCTCGCGATCGATGCGCAGCTCGACCTGCGGTGCGTTCGCCAGACCCTCGAACATCACGCCGGTGAGGACGGGACTCTGGGCGGCGGCCGCCAGCAGTTGATCCCTCGCGGCGGCGAGCGCCTCCTGTCCCAGGCCCGCCCGGTCTTCCAGCCGGAAGGAGAAGCCGCCCGTGTTTCCCAGTCCCTCGATGGGCGGAGGCGAGAGCGCGAAGATGAAGGCATCCCGCACCGCCGAAAGCGCCGCGTTCGCCCGCGCGGCGATGGCTTCCGCGCTGTCATCCGCTCCTCGCTCCTCCCAGGGCTTCAGCGTCGCGAAGCTCAGGGCCGCGTTCTGCCCCTGGCCGGAGAAGCTGAAGCCCAGGATGGCCACGACCCGGGCCACTCCCGGCTCGGCCAGCAGCGTCTTCTCCATCTGGACCACCGCATCCAGCGTCCGGTTGACCGTGGCCTCCGGTGGCGCCTGCACGCCGAGGATGATGAAGCCCTGGTCCTCGTTCGGGATGAAGGACGAGGGGAGCTGGACGAACAGCCAGCCGAGGGCCGCGAGCACCGCGGCGTAGATGAGCATGAACCGGCCCGCACGATGCAGGGTGCGGCTCACGAGTCCACGGTAGGCGTGGGAGGTGCGCTCGAAGCCGCGGTTGAACCAGCCGAAGAACCCCGAGCTCGCGTGCGCGTGTCCTCGGATGACGGGCTTGAGGAAGGTCGCGCAGAGCGCTGGCGTCAGGGACAGGGCGAGCAGCGCCGAGAACAGGATGGACACCACCATGGT contains:
- a CDS encoding acylase, which produces MPGPGAEAPEPRYRATIRRTAHGIPHITAPNLGGAGFGQGYAFAQDHACTLADQIIKVRGERARFFGAGPGDAHLSSDFAYHALDLLERGRAGLETQPEDSRQFLEGFTAGYNHFLESPGATRLSCAGQPWLRPIGADEMVAYLINITLTASGYRLIDTIAAAQPPSPKGVQSVPPPLPPREEAGLASNGWALGAERTANGRGMVLANPHFPWEGELRLWESHLTVPGQLDVYGVSLLGAPGVLIGFNKDVAWTHTFSSGSRFTAYLLKLVPGRPTTYEYEGQEREMTARTFTVQVLQPDGSLKDVSRTLYSSHHGPLLALPGLGWTGSTAVSYRDANLDNTTFFTQFLDMGRATSLQQYQEVFATAQGSPWVNTMAADREGNVWYTDASPTPNLSAEALARWRQAVATPGSPQAALQAQGIVLLDGSTAVNEWVVEPGARSPGLVPFSRVPQLSRRDFVFNANDSYWLANPAEPLEGFSPLHGFERVPQSPRTRMNLVALTEVREGGASGPDGRFTLEELQATVLDNRGMTAELLRAQVVQRCQGNPMGTARGQGVDLTQACAVLAAWDGHYDTSSVGAPLWRELMGVYGTAALQNAGTLFATAFSPSQPMETPNTLVPAPASGADPLLDKLAEAVLRLGDAGIAVDAPLGQVQFSPRGGRTPLHGGVAVDGTMNVVSYRTLKSTLDEPTPRGTVINSTTGLTTDGYVINHGTSFLMAMRYTDSGLEARALLTYGESEDPSHLNDQLQLFAQKQWRPILFSEQEIASSPVLETTTVTRE
- a CDS encoding efflux RND transporter permease subunit, with translation MPRFFIDRPIFAWVIALFIIMGGVLAIPNLPVAQYPNVAPPQITISTFYPGASPEELYQSVTRIIEEELNGTKSLLYFESTSEATGAVTITATFAPGTDPSLAAVDLQNRVKRVEPRLPLAVSQQGLQIEEAGSGFLMMVTLRSIDDSFDEIGLGDYLSRNVLNELRRIPGVGRAQLFSFERAMRIWVDPTRLQGLGLTSQDVTNAIRAQNAQVAAGSLGAQPGPATQKVAATVLVKGQLTSPEEFGAIVLRANADGSSVRLRDVARVELGGQNYSISSRLNGQPSAAIGVQLSPTGNALATSTAVRAKMEELSRFFPAGIAYDIPYDTAPFVGVSIEKVLHTLAEAVLLVFLVMFLFLQNIRYTLIPTLIVPIALLGTCAVMFAMGFSINVLTMFAMVLAIGILVDDAIVVIENVERIMSEEGLSPREATQKAMKQITGAVIGITLVLSAVFVPMAFFPGSVGVIYKQFSLTMVVSILFSALLALSLTPALCATFLKPVIRGHAHASSGFFGWFNRGFERTSHAYRGLVSRTLHRAGRFMLIYAAVLAALGWLFVQLPSSFIPNEDQGFIILGVQAPPEATVNRTLDAVVQMEKTLLAEPGVARVVAILGFSFSGQGQNAALSFATLKPWEERGADDSAEAIAARANAALSAVRDAFIFALSPPPIEGLGNTGGFSFRLEDRAGLGQEALAAARDQLLAAAAQSPVLTGVMFEGLANAPQVELRIDREKASALGLTFAEINETLSTNLGSAYSNDFPNAGRMQRVIVQAEGSRRMQTEDLLALNVRNREGTLVPLSAFATVDWRVGSSQVIGYNGYPAARISGNAAPGHSSGEALQEMERLASQLPRGFGFDWSGQSLQEIQSGSQAPFLIALSMLFVFLCLAALYESWSIPLAVMLVVPLGVLGSVLAVMLRGMSNDVYFKVGLITIIGLSAKNAILIIEFAKELREQGRPLLDAALEAAQLRFRPILMTSLAFTLGVVPLAIANGPGAASQRAIGTGVLGGMLSATVLAVIFVPVFYVFIMRLLSPRTVEPREARLPEPTN